The segment GCCTTCTTTCTTCGCCGTCGGGCCGAACGAAAGACCGACGTCGATCACGTCCGGTGCCTGCGGTCCCTTGTTGCCTTTGTTGGCCTTGATCGCTTCGATCTCGTCGCCCGAGCCTGCGTCGGGGTTGAGTTCGTTGACGCGAATGCCGTACTTCTTCTGGAACCCGGCGATGACCGCGCCGTAACCGCACCAGTCATGCGGCAGTGCGATGGTGGTCAACTGCCCTTCCTGCTTCGCGGCTGCGATGAGCGCATCCGTTGGCGCCGCCACAGCCTGACCGATGCTGCCCGCGGCCAATCCAGCCGTGGCGCAGATGCACAAAACACGGCCTGTCCCGATACGCTTCATCGTCATTCTTGTCCTATACCGGAAGGTATTGCGTTGATGAGTTCCGCCGATTGCCGATGCAGGCTAAAGTCAATCAGCGCGTTTGGCAAGCCGCCAAAAAAGCCGGCTCCATGCGCGGCATCGGCGGCACCCTTCAGTTCCTCGAAGGCTCGCTGGGCGGCGCGCGGCCCGTGCCGAACGTCGTCGCGACCACGATTGGACTCAGCGCCGCGAGGATCGCGCTGAAGCGCATCGTCGAAGCAATGCCGAGATGTTCGACGACCGCGCCGCCACCGAGCGAACCGAGCGCAATCGCGCCCACGCCGCTGCGTTCCGGCTTGACGCCGAGCGCGTGCCCATTCGCGCGGTGTCTCCCACGCGACGGCATCCGAGTCCGAAGGTGCGGCTCTTTATCGATCGACTCGTCGATGCATGGCAGCCCGAACCGCCGAGGGAACGCGAGCTGCGTTGAAGCACAATCCCGCAATGTGGACCACGCGCGAACGCGCTTCGAATGCGCTTTATTGAATCGCGCACGCCTGAGCGATACTGACACTGTCGGAACGCATGAGACGCGACGCTGTTGCTGACGAGCCGTGACAACCCACCGAGGATTCGCACGATGGCCAAGATCTCCGCAGGCGTAGGTCCGAAGTTTCCGCAAGTGGTCGTGCTGTTCGGCGCCACGGGCGATCTCGCACGACGCAAGCTGTTGCCTGGCCTCTTCCATCTGTCGAATGCGGGGTTTATCCCCGGCTGCAAGATCATTGCCGTCGCGCTCGACGACATTCACGTGGACGACTTCCGCGTCACGGCGAAAGGCGCGCTCGACGAGTTTTCGAGTCGTAAGGTGACGCCGCAAGAGTGGGACACGTTCGCCGCCAATCTCGATTACGTGCCCCTGACAGCCGGCGCCGCAACGTTGAAGGCGGCGGTCCTGAACGCCGAGAAAAGCTTCGGCGGCGAATGCCGGCGCCTGCATTATCTGAGCGTTCCGCCCAACGCCGCGCTTTCGGCGGTCGGCATGCTTCACGAAGCGGGACTCGTGGAACGCTCGCGCATCATCATGGAAAAGCCTTTCGGCACCGATCTGGCAAGTTCCGTGTCGCTCAACGCGCACTTGCACGAGGTCTTCGAAGAGGCGCAGATTTTTCGCATCGATCACTTTCTCGGCAAGGAACCGGCGCAGAACATCCTCGCATTCCGCTTCGCCAACGGCTTGTTCGAACCGATATGGAATCGCAATTTCATCGATCACGTGCAGATCGACGTGCCGGAAACGCTCGGCCTCGGCAAGCGCGCGGGCTTCTACGAGCAGACGGGCGCGTTTCGCGACATGGTCGTCACGCACCTGTTCCAGATTCTCGCGTTCATGGCAATGGAGCCGCCCACATCGCTGGAACCTTCGCCTATCAGCGAGGAAAAGAACAAGGTTTTTCGCAGCATGTTGCCGATTCAACCTAACGATGTCGTGCGCGGTCAGTACACGGGTTATCGGACCGAGGAAGGCGTGAGCGCCGAGTCGGAAACAGAGACCTTCATTGCGCTGAAATGCTCGATCGACAACTGGCGCTGGGCGGGTGTGCCCTTCTATCTGCGCACCGGCAAGCGGCTCGCGGAAGGCCAGCGAATCATTTCCATTGCGTTTCGCGAGCCGCCGAAGAGCATGTTTCCGGCCGGTTCGGGCGTGGGTTCGCAGGGACCGGACCATCTGACCTTCGATCTCGCCGATGCCTCGAAGATGTCGCTCTCGTTCTATGGCAAGCGGCCCGGCCCCGGCATGCGTCTCGACAAACTGAGCCTGCAGTTCGCCATGCGCGACACGGGCTTAATCGGCGAAGTGCTGGAAGCCTACGAGCGCCTGATTCTCGACGCCATGCGCGGGGATCGCACGCTGTTCACGACTGCGGAAGGCATCGAGCGGCTGTGGGAAGTATCCACGGCGCTGCTCGAATCGCCGCCGCCCGTGCGGTTTTACGCGCCGGGTTCGTGGGGGCCGAATGCGATTCATCAGCTCGTCGCGCCGCGTGCCTGGCGGCTGCCGTTTGAGCGTGCCTGGCGCGATCCGAACGCGCTCGGAAGCTGATCCTCAGGCGCGTCCGTTGGCTGCCTGAACCGTGTCGGCTTTCGATCTGAACCGGTCGCGATAATCCACCGGATTGATACTGAGCCGCCGAAAGAAGGTTCTGCGAAAGCCGTCGGTATCCTCGAAGCCGCAGCGGCGCGCAATTTCCCGCATCGGCAATTCCGTGGCTTCGAGATAGTGCCGCGCCGCGTCGATGCGCGCATTGGCAAGGAAGGTCATCGGCGTCGTGCCGCAGTCCTTCGCGAAGATGCGCGAGAGATTGCGCGCGCTCATA is part of the Caballeronia sp. TF1N1 genome and harbors:
- the zwf gene encoding glucose-6-phosphate dehydrogenase, translating into MAKISAGVGPKFPQVVVLFGATGDLARRKLLPGLFHLSNAGFIPGCKIIAVALDDIHVDDFRVTAKGALDEFSSRKVTPQEWDTFAANLDYVPLTAGAATLKAAVLNAEKSFGGECRRLHYLSVPPNAALSAVGMLHEAGLVERSRIIMEKPFGTDLASSVSLNAHLHEVFEEAQIFRIDHFLGKEPAQNILAFRFANGLFEPIWNRNFIDHVQIDVPETLGLGKRAGFYEQTGAFRDMVVTHLFQILAFMAMEPPTSLEPSPISEEKNKVFRSMLPIQPNDVVRGQYTGYRTEEGVSAESETETFIALKCSIDNWRWAGVPFYLRTGKRLAEGQRIISIAFREPPKSMFPAGSGVGSQGPDHLTFDLADASKMSLSFYGKRPGPGMRLDKLSLQFAMRDTGLIGEVLEAYERLILDAMRGDRTLFTTAEGIERLWEVSTALLESPPPVRFYAPGSWGPNAIHQLVAPRAWRLPFERAWRDPNALGS